The DNA region AGTACGGCGCTTGATGTGGTCGTGGCGGTCATTTAAGCCTCCTCTAGTGAGCGAGCGGTTGTTGAGTTGGGGTGCTGGTTAAGCATCCGTGCGATGCTCTCAGCAAATTCGTGTTGTTGGTTCGGCGTGCTGAAACGAAAGCTCGTCGCGAGGGTGCCTCGTGGTGAGACCCACTCGAGGTTTGAGAGCCCGTCGTGCTCTACGACTTTGTCGATGGTGAGTTGCGCGAGCGTCTCGCCCGTGATCGCCTCGCGTGCGATGACCACGGGGGCTTCGCCCGTGACCTGCACTTCGAGTCCGTCGGTACGAACGGTGACCTGAGCCCAGCCGCGAAAGGCGAGACCGGGAACAGCGACGCGTTCGAGCGGCGCACCTTGCGGGGTGGTTGCTACGTAGAAGACGCGATCAAACGAGGCGATGGTGTCGCCCGTGAGCGCGGTCTCGATCGGGGCGAGATCGGCGTCGCGTTTGCCACGTCGTCGCCAGCTTCGCCACATGAGCCAGAAGAGCAGCGCGGTCAGAGCCACCAGTA from Leucobacter sp. UCMA 4100 includes:
- a CDS encoding PH-like domain-containing protein, translated to MNFLTSTLVLVALTALLFWLMWRSWRRRGKRDADLAPIETALTGDTIASFDRVFYVATTPQGAPLERVAVPGLAFRGWAQVTVRTDGLEVQVTGEAPVVIAREAITGETLAQLTIDKVVEHDGLSNLEWVSPRGTLATSFRFSTPNQQHEFAESIARMLNQHPNSTTARSLEEA